The window GCGCCCTGAAAAGGTCAGTGCGATAAACTCTTTTCCCCGCCTCTTTCTCATGGTAGAATTCTGCCGTATTTACTAAAGCCGGAACAGGATGATAAGAAGATGATAAAAACCGTAGTTGCCGCCATTATTATGAAAGACGGGAAGGTCCTGATAGGGAAGAGGAAAGAAGGTTATCCCATGGCCCACAAGTGGGAATTCCCCGGCGGGAAGATGGAGCCGGGCGAGACCCACGAAGCATGCCTCAAGAGGGAACTGAAGGAGGAATTGGGTGTTACTGCGGAGATAGGACCGTTCTTTGCCTCGGGCATGTCGGGAGAGAATTCTCCTCACAAGATAAAGCTTCTCGTATATCGCGCCTCTTTCAGGGCCTATGGTCCCCTCGAACTTAATGAACACGAAGAATTACGGTGGGTTTCTCCTTCCGAGCTCGGTGAATATGATTTCCCCGAGGCGGACCGTCCTGTGGTAAAAAAATTGATAGAGACCACGGAAGGAGCCTATTTGAAGGAAAGTGCACCTCACGAACAGGACCCATCGCCCGATTGCGACGAATCTCAAATTAACGGATGGCAGGTGAGTCGGGCTGCGCGAAACATGCTGATTGACGCAGATGAATCGCCTGATGGCCGTAGTCCTTACATTTTACAGCTTGCCCTCTGGGCGATCCGGACCGGTAAAAGAGAAGTGGAAGACGCTATCCGGGAGACGCTCAATGCCATTCCCGACTGGAGACCTGAGCGGATCATGAACTTCCTCCTCCTCCGGGAGGAACATGAGGAATATGAGCCTGCCGGCTGGAGAGAAACAAAAGG is drawn from Syntrophorhabdaceae bacterium and contains these coding sequences:
- a CDS encoding (deoxy)nucleoside triphosphate pyrophosphohydrolase, which translates into the protein MIKTVVAAIIMKDGKVLIGKRKEGYPMAHKWEFPGGKMEPGETHEACLKRELKEELGVTAEIGPFFASGMSGENSPHKIKLLVYRASFRAYGPLELNEHEELRWVSPSELGEYDFPEADRPVVKKLIETTEGAYLKESAPHEQDPSPDCDESQINGWQVSRAARNMLIDADESPDGRSPYILQLALWAIRTGKREVEDAIRETLNAIPDWRPERIMNFLLLREEHEEYEPAGWRETKGPLDLANLIIDDMEHKMAIHFPWYRSIQ